A window of Drosophila biarmipes strain raj3 unplaced genomic scaffold, RU_DBia_V1.1 ptg000005l, whole genome shotgun sequence genomic DNA:
AATTAATACAGGTATACGTGGAATGGTTTGAGacgcaaatcgaaataatttttttggtataaaaTCCAAAGCAATTCTAATAATTATGGCGCCCAAATCTTGTTTACGCTTTATCGCTATTTTAAACTGTGtctaaaaaaccaaaaaggagAATTTTCACCCTTGAGGTCATTTTCTCAGAATCCTTGCTTAgggaaatcgatttttttccaTATCTAACCCCAGATTTTCGAAATGTTTGTGGTGGTAACCTGGCGGTCTAGATTACTAAAAATTTGTTGTGACACAAATCTACTGAGCTATCCGCACTAATTTTGTAGCAACATTTTGTGTTTCGAACATTAAGAAGTGGATAACTTGAAGAGACTTCAGAGAAAGTTTACAATCATACTTATTGCCAAGGGGTTACTTCGCTTAAACTCGCACACCAAGTAGAGCAGAAGAAGCAACCCGAAAAAGACCGCTCGAATGCAGCTTaaaggataataataatagcgtTCAGACCTTTGCGATAGTTGTTCAAGAAAAGCAATGGCCGTTTTTCATGTATAAATGCAACAGCGTCCCAAAAAGACCCAAATTCGACAGTTCATAAACGCTCTTATGAAATTTCACCTTGTTTGGGACTGTATTTTGAACGTTTCGAACGGATTTTTCTGGGTACTACTTGTATATTGGCTTTTTTAAAGGCTCTAAAGCAGTCTCCCCCCTTTAGAAAGATAATGTTGGTTCCTGGTAGATTTTGACACCTTGTTCACAACAAATATGGAAtgcagaaaaatgtttatgtctcgttttctttttaaagatgttgtTAGGAAAACTTTATTGGTATCAATAGTGTTATCAATACTTATTTATTACTTACTTAAACcattcattaaataaaattaactaTCGCAGAAGCTGCCATATTGGCTACATGCATATCTTCATATGCCTCTTACCGTTAACTGCCTTATGGGTTTAAAAtagtcttaaaatattttggtcGAGCCGTTTCgggtatttaattatttgattatttgtaatgtttacaataatttatctataataatattaaggAGGAGccttaaaaacgaaaaaaagcTCAACTCTTTAACATAAATGAAAAATGGATAGAAATTCGAAAATAAATAGCCATTTTTCAATGTATAAATACAATGAAAGTTCACCCCTCTTTTGGGCTGAGTTTGGAACGCTTCGACCGTTGTTGGGAAATAGTTCGTCTTtatgttgaatttaaatagtattacatTTGCTTCTTTACTTTTGCCTATTTACCTATAACCTATTTTTACCTATTACCTATAGTACCTATTTTTGCGCACATCATTGTATTGTAACCATTTGGGAGCTTTAAGCTCACACGCATAGCCGAAATTGCAGTGCAATGCGTTAGTATTAGAACATCACGCGATCGCttttctgttctttttctGCACGTCTTGCAAGCCGGCTGCATTCGCTTGTTGATATTAACCGCAACCGCTCGCTGATAGCAACCCCGCTTAAAGTATTGTAAACCCgctaaatagtgaaaataaatgcataaaactataataaaaccATAATACAGTCCACTATTCATAAACATAACAAATTTTGGTCCTTCGAGAGCCGGATACCCGCGTTTATTTGTGCATTTACTTTTGTGAACATTAGAGACAAATTTACCGTTTTTTCGTCATGAACGCGATAATGCATAGAACGATTCAACAACGTGGTGCCTGCAAGGGGCAAATAACGCGCACCCTCAACAGTGCTGTGGAGTTTTCACAAAGATGTGAGAATGTGGAAACATTGCAATTCAAGCTGGAGCGTTTGGTCGCCACTTTCAACCACTTTATGGAGCTCTCAGATGAGTTAGTGGAATTTCACTTGGAGGAGGGATATGAAGACCCTGGATTGGACATACCCGAATACGAAGACAAGTTCTACGCCGCGCATGCTATTTTTAGTAACGCCATCAAGGACATGGGAGGTCAGGATCATGGACAGGACCAGTCGAACATTCTACTTTCAAGTACAGTGGAACGCCTATTTGAGGGACAAAACAACCTTTTGGAGAAAATTCATACTTCATCGGGAACTGCTGATTTAAGGTTTGAGAAAATTCGGATTCCCACATTTTCTGGTAAATATGAGGATTGGAGCCAGTTTAGTGATCTGTTCTTAAGCTCAGTAAATAGTAACGAAAAGCTCTCCAAGTGCCAAAAGTTTCATTATCTCAAATCATATCTGGAGGGAGAAGCACTGTCCctaattaaacatatttccgtCTGTAATGATAATTACCAAGACGCATgggaaaaattagaaaatcgtTATAATAAAAGGTCGCTCATCGCTCGATCGtttgttcagaattttttatCGTTGCCAACCGCTAACAATTCGAATATTGCAGAATTACGCAAGGTAATTGACTCGGCCGACGAATGCATTCGAGGCTTACATGCGCTGAACTGTGACAGCCGCGATGTATGGCTCATTCATATTTTGCTGTCAAAGTTAGGTTCAGAAATTAAACAAGCTTGGGCCAACTGCAGTTTATCGGCCACTGAAGACGTCACCATAGAGGAGCTGTTCGCCTTTCTTTTCGCTCATTGTGATACTTTGGAGTCTTGTCAGGATTTACCCGCAATGCAACCCTCAAGACCAGCCCAGAGTAGACGCCGCCAAGCCGCTTTTCATGCCAGTGGATCAACTCAGTCGTCTCGCGAATGTATATATTGCCAAGGACAGCATTCTATATATTCATGCAATGAATTCAAGGCACTGGATGTAGTcagccgccgcaccttcgccAAGGATACAAAATTATGCTTCAACTGCTTGAGTCGATCGCATCAAGTCAGGGATTGTAATTCATCGAACACTTGCCGTCAGTGCAACGCTAAGCATCACACGTTAGTACACCCGATTGAAGCAAGATCGGTTCCTGTGGCACCTGCGCACTCGACTGCCGCTGATACGAATACTGCCGCTGTAAGCCATCATATTTTGGAGAGGGCCAACAATCCAGCCCTACTGCCAACTGTTGTCGCCAATGTTATTGACACATGGGGAAACGAGACCTCGTGTAGGTTATTGCTCGATACTGGATCAACAATAACCATGGTATCTGAGTCGTTTATCCAAAGGATCGGAATTCCTCGCACGCATGCCCGCATTTCGGTAGTTGGTTTAGGTGCTAACCCGGCTGGTGTTAGCCGAGGTCGCGCTAGCTTCACCTTACTCTCAAGAACCACGACTGCATCATTGGAAGTCTCTTGTCTAATTATGAGTTCTCTAACTTCTACGATTCCAGCTCAGCAGGTCAAATCAAATGCAACTATTTGGACCAAGATTCGCAGCCTACCGCTAGCTGACCCGACGTTTGGATCTCCGGGCAAAATCGACGTTATCTTAGGCGCTGATCAGCTGTGGAACTTATATACTGGACATCGCCGAGAACCAAACTCTCTCGAATACCCCATCGCACTGCATACTAATTTTGGTTGGGTTATTACAGGCAGCTACACTGATGGTAACAAAGCATCTACGCACGCACAAGTTCATCACGCTTATGAAGATTTGGATTCCTTAGTTCGCTCATTTATGGACATGGAACAAGTGCATCCGAGTAAAACAACGATAGACGCCAGTGATCCCGCCGAACAACATTTTCTGAAAACACATGCTCGTAGAGAAGATGGTGTTTATATTGTTCAATACCCATTCAAGGAGCCCCGCACGCCAATTGGCTCCACTTTGCCACAGGCTTTAAACCGCTTCGCCGCTTTGGAAAGGAAATTTAGAAGATTCCCCGCACTCAAACAACAATATGTGGATTTCATGGATGATTATTTAAATCGAGGACATATGGAATTGATTCCGGCTGCTGCAGGCGGTGAGGATCCCGCACTTTACAACTATTTGGCACACCATGCAGTTTTTAAGCCAGATAGTACTACCACACGTTGCCGAGTGGTATTTGACGGCTCTGGAAAGGATTCCACGGGTCATTCTCTTAATTCGCGACTGCATATAGGACCGCCTATTCAACGGGACTTAATTGGAGTATGCCTTCGATTTCGTCAGCATCGTTATGTATTTTGTGCAGACATCGAGAAGATGTTTAGAGGCATTTTGGTGTCGGACGAACATACACAGTACCAACGCATAGTTTGGAGGAAGGATGAAAACGCTACGATGGATCATTATCGACTGTTGACAGTAACATATGGATTAGCTTCATCGCCGTTTATTGCAGTTCGAGTTCTTAAACAGCTCTCGAATGACTATGCCGAATTGTATCCCACCGCTGCTGTCGTGCTCAACAGAGACGCGTACGTTGATGATATTCCTACTGGATGCGACAACATCAAGGATCTCATTGCACTCAAAGATGAATTGATTCTGCTTCTTAGCGAAGCTCAATTCAAATTGCGAAAGTGGAGCTCAAACTGTTACGCCCTTTTAAAGTCGTTGCCAAAGGAGATTTGTGAGTATCCACCagaggatttagaggaagaCCGCTCAATTCGATTTGTTAAAGTCCTGGGATTGTGTTGGGAACCAAAACCGGACTATATTTTCTTCAAATTAGAAACCCCCGCATTTACGACTGCTCTTACTAAACGCATATTGCTTTCAGAACTAGCCAAGATCTACGACCCGCTGGGTTTGCTTTCGCCAACTGTTGTTTTTCTGAAGATCCTATTTCAAGATAGTTGGCTAAGTTCTGCCGATTGGAATGAAGTACTACCGCAGCAAATGTGTACACGATGGCAACAGTTTGCATCGGAAATGCATTTATTGGAAACTTGTCGAGTTCCTCGCTACATATCTGCACCACATCAAGAAATGGAACTGCACGGATTTGCTGATGCATCATCTCAAGCGTATGCTGCCGTCATCTATAGCCGCGTCGAAGTCAACAATGGATATGCTGTCAAACTGATTATGGCTAAAACTCGCGTAGCCCCTATTAAGCCTATCTCCATTCCGCGACTAGAGTTAAACGCAGCTCATTTACTCTCTAAACTGATTTATCTGGTCAAGCAATCATTAACTGTTCCTATTTCCAGAATTAATTGTTGGTCAGACTCTGAAATAGTCCTGCATTGGCTATCTTCTCCGCCTAGGACTTGGAACACCTATGTTTGCAACCGCACTGCTGAAATTCTAGAGGTTTGCCCACGCAGCTGCTGGCAACATATTCGAAGTGGTGATAATCCCGCAGACTGCGCATCGCGAGGAGTACTGCCAAAGGACCTCGTGGATCATCAAATATGGTGGAATGGACCACCTTGGCTATCTCAGTCCCGTTCAGCTTGGCCACCTGTTAAAGCTAAGTTTGTTCTGTCGACAGAAGGAGAGGCCTGCCTAGAGATGAAGGCTGAAACGAAAGTTAATCTACACATTTCCGACGACGGAAATTCGCTATCTTGTATGATCAACAAATCCTCCTCATGGTCCCGTTTATTAAGGATAGTCAGCTACTGCCTTCGCTTCGTTCATCGTCTTCGTGAGAGGAATCGACTTTCACCATTCCTATCGGCGTGGGAGCTACAATATGCACGAGCTAAGATCTTTACGCACGCTCAAAAGGAGTTCTTCAACGTGGAGTACCAGCAGTTAACTACCGGACAGCCATTGTCGAAGAAATCGAAGTTGATCCGCTACACACCCTTTTTAGACGAGCAGAGAGTAATGCGTGTTGGTGGTCGCATCGATAATTCTATAGCTACTTATGACGCAAAGCATCCCATTCTCCTTCCTAAGGAATCTCCAATAGCTGGTCTGCTAGTTCGCTATCAACATGCTGCATTGTTACACGCTGGAGTCGAATACACGTTTCATAGTCTACGCCAAAGGTATTGGATTCTAGGAGCTCGGAACCTCGTCCGCAAAACTGTATTCAATTGCAGAACTTGCTTTCTGCAGCGAAGACACACGAGTTCTCAGCTTATGGCTGATTTACCGGAGTTTCGAGTTCAACTCGCCCGTTGTTTTCTGCACACTGGATTGGATTATGCTGGACCTGTGTCAATCAAAACATCGACAGGCCGGACACCAAGATTTGGCAAAGCTTGGTTTGCGATCTTTGTCTGCCTATCTACAAAAGCGATTCACATAGAATTGGTCAGCGATTTGACGACATCCGCCTTTATAGCCGCTTTCAAACGCTTTTGGTCTCGACGTGGACCTATATCAGATTTATACTCGGACAATGGAACGACTTTCCATGGAGCCAAAAGAGATTTAGCTGAAATGCAACGAATGGCAATAGCTCAAAGTCAAGATGAAGAAATTTCAAGCTTCATGGCCAGCCACGAGATTAATTGGCATTTCATTCCGCCATCTGCTCCCCATTTCGGAGGCATTTGGGAGACTGGTGTGAGATCCATAAAGCTGCACTTAAAACGAGTCATTGGCAGCAGTGCCTTGACATTCGAGGAGTATTCGACCCTGTTAATTCAGATTGAAGGGCTTCTGAACTCTCGCCCTTTATGCGCACCTAGCGATCACAGTCTTAACCCGCTAACTCCTTCTCATTTTCTAACAGGTCAGCCTCTCACTTCGGTACCAGAACCATCTTTCCTGGATGTAAATATCAACAGACTGCAGCACTGGAGACAACTACAGGCCAAGGTTCAAGGTTTCTGGAAACGTTGGAATCTCGAGTATCTCAGCACGCTTCAACCTCGCACGAAATGGCATCAAGATGCTCCAAATGTTGCCGTGGACACACTGGTTGTGCTGAAGGAGCCCAATCAACCGCCAAGCAAGTGGATGCTAGGACGAGTCACCGAAGTTCATCCTGGCCAGGATCAGAGGGTTCGGGTGGTCACCGTTAAAACCGCCAAGGGAATCTACAAGCGCCCTATTACGAAAATTGCTGTGCTTCCTTTGAACTGAACCGTCGTTCAGGGGGGCCGGTATGTTGGGAAATAGTTCGTCTTtatgttgaatttaaatagtattacatTTGCTTCTTTACTTTTGCCTATTTACCTATAACCTATTTTTACCTATTACCTATAGTACCTATTTTTGCGCACATCATTGTATTGTAACCATTTGGGAGCTTTAAGCTCACACGCATAGCCGAAATTGCAGTGCAATGCGTTAGTATTAGAACATCACGCGATCGCttttctgttctttttctGCACGTCTTGCAAGCCGGCTGCATTCGCTTGTTGATATTAACCGCAACCGCTCGCTGATAGCAACCCCGCTT
This region includes:
- the LOC127011675 gene encoding uncharacterized protein LOC127011675, translated to MHRTIQQRGACKGQITRTLNSAVEFSQRCENVETLQFKLERLVATFNHFMELSDELVEFHLEEGYEDPGLDIPEYEDKFYAAHAIFSNAIKDMGGQDHGQDQSNILLSSTVERLFEGQNNLLEKIHTSSGTADLRFEKIRIPTFSGKYEDWSQFSDLFLSSALDVVSRRTFAKDTKLCFNCLSRSHQVRDCNSSNTCRQCNAKHHTLVHPIEARSVPVAPAHSTAADTNTAAVSHHILERANNPALLPTVVANVIDTWGNETSSQQVKSNATIWTKIRSLPLADPTFGSPGKIDVILGADQLWNLYTGHRREPNSLEYPIALHTNFGWVITGSYTDGNKASTHAQVHHAYEDLDSLVRSFMDMEQVHPSKTTIDASDPAEQHFLKTHARREDGVYIVQYPFKEPRTPIGSTLPQALNRFAALERKFRRFPALKQQYVDFMDDYLNRGHMELIPAAAGGEDPALYNYLAHHAVFKPDSTTTRCRVVFDGSGKDSTGHSLNSRLHIGPPIQRDLIGVCLRFRQHRYVFCADIEKMFRGILVSDEHTQYQRIVWRKDENATMDHYRLLTVTYGLASSPFIAVRVLKQLSNDYAELYPTAAVVLNRDAYVDDIPTGCDNIKDLIALKDELILLLSEAQFKLRKWSSNCYALLKSLPKEICEYPPEDLEEDRSIRFVKVLGLCWEPKPDYIFFKLETPAFTTALTKRILLSELAKIYDPLGLLSPTVVFLKILFQDSWLSSADWNEVLPQQMCTRWQQFASEMHLLETCRVPRYISAPHQEMELHGFADASSQAYAAVIYSRVEVNNGYAVKLIMAKTRVAPIKPISIPRLELNAAHLLSKLIYLVKQSLTVPISRINCWSDSEIVLHWLSSPPRTWNTYVCNRTAEILEVCPRSCWQHIRSGDNPADCASRGVLPKDLVDHQIWWNGPPWLSQSRSAWPPVKAKFVLSTEGEACLEMKAETKVNLHISDDGNSLSCMINKSSSWSRLLRIVSYCLRFVHRLRERNRLSPFLSAWELQYARAKIFTHAQKEFFNVEYQQLTTGQPLSKKSKLIRYTPFLDEQRVMRVGGRIDNSIATYDAKHPILLPKESPIAGLLVRYQHAALLHAGVEYTFHSLRQRYWILGARNLVRKTVFNCRTCFLQRRHTSSQLMADLPEFRVQLARCFLHTGLDYAGPVSIKTSTGRTPRFGKAWFAIFVCLSTKAIHIELVSDLTTSAFIAAFKRFWSRRGPISDLYSDNGTTFHGAKRDLAEMQRMAIAQSQDEEISSFMASHEINWHFIPPSAPHFGGIWETGVRSIKLHLKRVIGSSALTFEEYSTLLIQIEGLLNSRPLCAPSDHSLNPLTPSHFLTGQPLTSVPEPSFLDVNINRLQHWRQLQAKVQGFWKRWNLEYLSTLQPRTKWHQDAPNVAVDTLVVLKEPNQPPSKWMLGRVTEVHPGQDQRVRVVTVKTAKGIYKRPITKIAVLPLN